One Thiocapsa bogorovii DNA segment encodes these proteins:
- a CDS encoding REP-associated tyrosine transposase, with product MARPLRIELAGGLYHVTARGDRREAIYRDDADRDAWLTVFAEVCTRFNWRCHAYCQMTNHYHLVVETAEGNLSQGMRQLNGVFTQRVNRRHGLVGHLFQGRFKGILVERDTYLLELARYVVLNPVRAGMVADAGDWAWSSYPAMLGRVPAPPWLETDWVLGQFGPARAAAQDAYAAFVAEGVGRSSVWDGLRCQVFLGTDGFVERHRGLANDPQRLREVPRAQRRALAQPLSAFADQNAPPREAMARAFLSGAYTMREIAEHFGVHYSTVSRAVRRFERIDAGSSAPE from the coding sequence ATGGCCAGACCACTCCGCATCGAGCTCGCCGGCGGGTTGTATCACGTCACCGCGCGCGGCGATCGCCGCGAGGCGATCTACCGCGACGATGCGGACCGAGATGCCTGGCTGACGGTGTTCGCGGAAGTTTGCACACGTTTCAATTGGCGCTGTCATGCTTACTGCCAGATGACCAATCACTATCACCTGGTGGTGGAGACCGCGGAGGGGAATCTGTCGCAGGGGATGCGGCAGCTCAACGGCGTCTTCACCCAGCGGGTCAATCGCCGTCACGGCCTGGTCGGACACCTGTTTCAGGGCCGCTTCAAGGGCATTCTCGTCGAGCGCGATACCTACCTGCTCGAACTGGCGCGCTATGTCGTGCTCAATCCGGTGCGTGCCGGCATGGTGGCCGATGCGGGTGATTGGGCGTGGAGCAGCTACCCCGCCATGCTGGGCCGGGTGCCGGCGCCCCCCTGGTTGGAGACCGACTGGGTGCTCGGTCAGTTCGGGCCTGCGCGTGCGGCGGCGCAAGACGCGTACGCGGCCTTCGTCGCCGAGGGGGTCGGACGGTCGAGCGTGTGGGATGGACTGCGGTGCCAGGTCTTTCTCGGCACCGACGGCTTCGTAGAGCGCCACCGGGGTTTGGCGAACGATCCGCAGCGCTTGCGCGAGGTTCCGCGTGCCCAGCGCCGTGCGCTCGCGCAGCCGCTGTCGGCGTTCGCCGATCAGAACGCGCCACCGCGCGAGGCGATGGCGCGGGCATTCCTGAGCGGTGCCTACACGATGCGGGAGATCGCCGAGCATTTCGGCGTGCACTACTCGACTGTCAGCCGCGCGGTGCGCCGGTTCGAGCGTATCGACGCTGGCTCCTCTGCGCCGGAGTAG
- a CDS encoding class I SAM-dependent methyltransferase, translated as MMERDLTKHYDYDALVREEKEHYAEIEITDDLREGGAHASDCWTYYWQHVQRTLDTSPFADFAGALNARFGALGRPLRILSLGSGYCGHELKLARALTCDYRITCTDINPALFGPAQEIVDREQFAVTFAVEDINFITIEKGQYDLIFAHAAIHHVINLERLFEQLLLGLSPNGIFHLVDVVGQNRKLLWDANERMANALLRAIPKEITRGLRLNAPVEDEGMEGIRQEDTMPVLRATFEPIFEHRHGAFMRFICTNARLAKRLDPRDATARRYLDFLIDCDDSLVARGILEPLEVWGVYRPRKDGIAALDALIASDVLGSHKRGATERNLVVAVWHELDRRARRALRGMRRRVLGR; from the coding sequence ATGATGGAGCGAGATCTCACCAAGCATTACGACTACGACGCCCTGGTCCGTGAGGAGAAGGAGCATTACGCGGAGATCGAAATCACCGACGATCTGCGCGAGGGCGGAGCTCACGCCAGCGACTGCTGGACCTACTATTGGCAGCACGTTCAGCGCACCCTGGATACCTCGCCGTTTGCCGACTTCGCCGGCGCTCTGAACGCGCGCTTCGGTGCACTCGGGCGACCGTTGCGTATCCTGAGTCTAGGCAGCGGCTATTGCGGCCATGAGCTCAAACTTGCGCGCGCCCTGACCTGCGATTACCGAATCACCTGCACCGACATCAACCCGGCCCTGTTCGGCCCGGCGCAGGAGATCGTCGACCGCGAGCAATTCGCGGTGACCTTCGCGGTCGAGGACATCAACTTCATCACCATCGAGAAGGGACAGTACGATCTGATCTTTGCACACGCGGCCATCCACCACGTCATCAACCTCGAACGCCTTTTCGAACAACTGCTGCTGGGATTGTCGCCGAACGGGATCTTCCATCTCGTCGACGTGGTCGGACAGAATCGCAAGCTTCTTTGGGACGCGAACGAACGCATGGCGAACGCCCTTCTGCGCGCGATCCCGAAAGAGATCACCCGCGGCCTTCGGCTGAACGCCCCGGTCGAGGACGAGGGCATGGAAGGCATCCGGCAGGAGGACACGATGCCTGTTCTACGCGCCACCTTCGAGCCGATCTTCGAGCACCGACATGGCGCCTTCATGCGGTTTATATGCACCAACGCACGGTTGGCGAAGCGGCTCGACCCGCGTGACGCCACCGCGCGACGCTATCTCGATTTTCTTATCGACTGCGACGACAGTCTGGTCGCGCGCGGCATCCTCGAGCCCCTGGAGGTCTGGGGTGTTTACCGGCCTAGGAAGGACGGCATTGCTGCCCTGGACGCACTCATCGCATCCGATGTCCTTGGCTCGCACAAGCGCGGCGCCACCGAGCGAAACCTGGTTGTCGCGGTGTGGCATGAGCTTGATCGCCGGGCGCGACGAGCCCTGCGCGGCATGCGCCGACGGGTCCTCGGCCGCTGA
- a CDS encoding alpha-amylase family glycosyl hydrolase: MERHDAAATQTLPNGVMLNLYPDSIGTRLSDLVELLGESDFDGTFSLLYLLPTCFNSDLDRGFSVIDYGLNEELVTRDDLKALTERGIQFKFDLVLNHLSVASPQFRDLLAKGDASEYRDFFIDWNSFWHEHGTMGPDGHVIPDAEHLEKLFLRKPGLPILDVRFPDGTERPYWNTFYQKVSYRPIAPDELIATGMDGSAATALSMMVNGALENGVDPDDMDLDGYNYLRNQAMALVDQKREYLGQMDLNARSERVWEFYDETLAKLAGYGAKIIRLDAFAYLHKEPGKPNFFNKPGTWDYLDRLRAIAQRHDVIIFPEVHAEYGKGLHEEVAAEGYPIYDFFFPGLVIDALQRGTSAPLRRWIAEIQSRGLQTINMLGCHDGIPVLDLRGAGAGMAGDHRPGLLDDAIIDQVMQGVIHHGGRVKNLYGTDGKKIAYYQVNATFFSALGEDECKLLLARAIQLFMPGIPQVWYLDLFAGRNDYAAADAGGTAGHKEINRTNLTMDRVREGLAEPLVRNQLELIRLRNRSPAFAGALSVADTDDDRMELTWRNGLHTATLSADLGVCHFEVKSRDSDGRQVRLRF, translated from the coding sequence ATGGAACGACACGACGCAGCAGCCACTCAGACACTTCCCAATGGGGTCATGCTCAACCTCTATCCGGACAGCATCGGCACCCGCCTATCGGACCTGGTGGAGTTGCTTGGCGAGAGTGACTTCGACGGCACCTTCTCCCTGCTCTACCTGTTGCCCACCTGCTTCAACAGCGATCTCGATCGTGGCTTTTCGGTGATCGACTATGGGCTCAACGAGGAGTTGGTCACCCGCGACGATCTGAAGGCACTCACGGAGCGGGGCATCCAGTTCAAGTTCGATCTGGTTCTCAATCATCTCTCTGTCGCCTCGCCGCAGTTCCGGGATTTGCTGGCCAAGGGCGACGCGTCCGAATACCGGGATTTCTTTATCGACTGGAACAGCTTCTGGCACGAGCATGGGACCATGGGTCCGGACGGCCACGTGATCCCGGACGCGGAACACCTCGAGAAGCTGTTCCTGCGCAAGCCGGGGCTTCCGATCCTGGATGTGCGCTTCCCGGACGGGACCGAGCGGCCCTACTGGAATACCTTCTACCAGAAGGTGAGCTATCGGCCGATCGCACCGGACGAGCTGATCGCCACCGGGATGGACGGCTCGGCCGCCACCGCTCTGTCTATGATGGTGAACGGCGCGCTGGAGAATGGCGTGGACCCGGACGACATGGATCTGGACGGCTACAACTATCTGCGCAACCAGGCCATGGCTCTGGTGGACCAGAAGCGCGAGTACCTGGGCCAGATGGACCTCAACGCCCGCTCCGAGCGGGTCTGGGAGTTCTACGACGAGACCCTGGCCAAGCTGGCGGGCTATGGCGCGAAGATCATCCGCCTGGATGCGTTCGCCTATCTGCACAAGGAGCCCGGCAAGCCCAACTTCTTCAACAAGCCCGGCACCTGGGACTACCTGGACCGCCTGCGTGCCATCGCTCAGCGCCATGACGTGATCATCTTCCCTGAGGTGCATGCCGAGTATGGCAAGGGTCTCCATGAGGAGGTTGCCGCCGAGGGTTATCCCATCTATGACTTTTTCTTTCCCGGTCTGGTCATAGACGCGCTCCAGCGCGGTACCAGCGCGCCGTTGCGTCGCTGGATCGCGGAGATTCAGTCCCGCGGCCTGCAGACCATCAACATGCTCGGTTGCCACGACGGTATCCCGGTGCTGGACCTGCGCGGCGCGGGCGCGGGGATGGCTGGCGACCATCGTCCGGGCCTTCTCGACGACGCGATCATCGACCAGGTGATGCAGGGCGTCATCCACCATGGCGGCCGCGTCAAGAACCTCTATGGCACGGACGGCAAAAAGATTGCCTACTACCAAGTCAACGCCACATTTTTCAGTGCGCTGGGGGAAGACGAGTGCAAGCTGCTGCTGGCTCGGGCCATCCAACTGTTTATGCCTGGCATCCCCCAGGTGTGGTATCTGGACCTGTTTGCAGGAAGGAACGACTATGCGGCCGCGGATGCGGGCGGCACCGCCGGTCACAAGGAGATCAACCGCACGAACCTAACCATGGATCGGGTCCGCGAGGGGCTGGCGGAGCCGCTCGTTCGCAATCAGCTCGAGCTCATTCGTCTGCGTAATCGCTCGCCGGCCTTTGCCGGTGCGCTGAGCGTCGCCGACACGGACGATGACCGCATGGAGCTCACCTGGCGCAACGGCCTTCACACCGCCACGCTCTCTGCCGATCTCGGCGTCTGTCACTTCGAGGTCAAATCCCGTGACAGCGATGGAAGGCAGGTGCGCCTGAGATTTTGA
- a CDS encoding VanZ family protein — protein sequence MLVLMPEGVFRRGFRLALWGCVLVVAWLAFAPLAEPVGFSWDKANHALAFCLMAALADGGYPGRAREWPRWGLLLGYGLVIELVQWPLPYREFSWLDLVANVVGVLLYIGLRAWVGWRVRRTRGPARSRS from the coding sequence ATGTTGGTCCTGATGCCGGAGGGCGTGTTTCGGCGAGGGTTTCGGCTAGCGCTCTGGGGTTGCGTCCTGGTGGTGGCCTGGCTTGCGTTCGCGCCGCTCGCCGAGCCCGTGGGCTTCTCGTGGGACAAGGCCAACCACGCGCTGGCCTTCTGCCTCATGGCTGCTCTGGCGGACGGCGGCTATCCGGGTCGCGCCCGAGAGTGGCCGCGCTGGGGACTGCTGCTGGGCTACGGGCTCGTCATCGAGTTGGTGCAGTGGCCACTGCCCTATCGCGAGTTCTCCTGGCTCGACCTGGTCGCGAACGTCGTCGGCGTCTTGCTTTATATCGGCCTCCGCGCCTGGGTCGGCTGGCGCGTTCGACGCACGCGCGGACCGGCTCGCAGTCGATCGTGA
- a CDS encoding SDR family NAD(P)-dependent oxidoreductase: protein MLDYRVLLTARREEQGRAAAAALAEDGYEVSFQPVDVTDEGALIDLRDRIKQHFGRLDVLVNTAGIFPDPSPGSPASSILKAELDVIIRGFETHTLAALRLCQLMIPLMQGRGRVVNVSSGMGQLSEMNGCCPAYRLSKTALNAVTRILADELSDTDIKINSVCPGRVRADMGGANAPLAVEEGPRASSGPRPCQRTDPAGASSGRASRFLGEMRASRRARDDGVD from the coding sequence GTGCTCGACTACCGCGTCCTGCTTACCGCGCGACGCGAGGAGCAGGGACGCGCGGCAGCCGCGGCGCTCGCCGAGGATGGATATGAGGTGAGCTTCCAGCCGGTGGACGTGACGGACGAAGGCGCGCTGATCGACCTGCGCGACCGCATCAAGCAGCACTTCGGACGCCTGGACGTGCTGGTGAACACCGCCGGTATCTTTCCCGATCCCTCGCCCGGCAGCCCGGCGTCGAGCATTCTGAAGGCGGAGCTGGATGTCATCATTCGCGGCTTCGAGACCCACACGCTGGCCGCGCTTCGCCTGTGCCAGCTCATGATTCCCTTGATGCAGGGGCGCGGTCGCGTGGTCAATGTCTCGTCAGGGATGGGCCAGCTCAGCGAGATGAACGGCTGCTGCCCGGCCTACCGCCTGTCGAAGACGGCGCTCAACGCCGTCACCCGCATCCTGGCCGACGAGTTGAGCGACACCGACATCAAGATCAACTCGGTCTGTCCGGGCCGGGTGCGCGCCGACATGGGCGGCGCAAACGCCCCGCTGGCGGTCGAGGAGGGGCCAAGGGCATCGTCTGGGCCGCGACCTTGCCAGAGGACGGACCCAGCGGGGGCTTCTTCCGGCAGGGCGAGCCGATTCCTTGGTGAGATGCGCGCATCAAGACGCGCGCGGGACGATGGAGTGGACTGA
- a CDS encoding mechanosensitive ion channel domain-containing protein yields the protein MHKIYLPLLLATVLSLPGLSVTADEGAQPPSPMTTEDPAIPVDELALLLKPLTKSQLLIEADAWQGLVQDKVEEISRAEIAVKRQNQEIDTATQIKKEREKAKKQLEDVEQEASDARISGDPTAIAKAEEAAADALEQMDVVREHIDEAADAAERSAEIRDQMSEQVKARLEETAEAAQVAGAAVDKVDEAVDQAKDKSGDALRVAADDTRAVAEQAAQATEAVAEKAAEVVATAKEPAQQAEAAEGALDGSAALMDQAAESKKQQKVALLEAVAELREQRTLLLDQFNAVIAALETKTDEQDADTLAKIRDYKLYASAVGGIELDVTDATSAWLAIQGWVMSDEGGARWVLNLAKFVGILLAAWIISGIVSGLIHRAVRRVPGASKLLEDFLVKAARWVVLAIGVIMALAALELSIGPLLALVGAAGFVVAFALQDSLSNFASGLMILFFKPFDVGDVVDAGGVSGSVESVNLVSTTIRTFDNKKMVVPNNRVWGDVITNASGVSERRVDLEFGIGYDDDIDKAQAILEEIVHNHPNVLTEPAPTIRMNALADSSVNFIVRPWTKTADYWGVYWDITREVKMRFDAADIGIPFPQRDVHLYLADGGKLPGLVAAPVPETGAKSSDGGLDK from the coding sequence ATGCATAAGATCTATTTACCGCTATTGCTGGCGACCGTCTTGTCCTTGCCCGGCCTTTCGGTGACGGCCGACGAAGGCGCTCAACCCCCCTCGCCGATGACGACTGAAGATCCGGCCATCCCGGTCGATGAGCTGGCTCTGTTGCTCAAACCACTGACCAAGTCGCAACTGTTGATCGAGGCCGATGCCTGGCAGGGGCTGGTGCAGGACAAGGTCGAGGAGATATCCCGCGCCGAGATCGCGGTCAAGCGTCAGAATCAAGAGATCGACACGGCAACACAGATCAAGAAGGAGCGCGAGAAGGCAAAGAAGCAACTGGAGGATGTCGAACAAGAGGCCAGCGACGCTCGCATCAGTGGCGATCCGACGGCGATCGCCAAGGCGGAGGAAGCGGCTGCCGACGCGCTGGAGCAGATGGATGTCGTGAGAGAGCACATCGACGAGGCCGCCGATGCGGCGGAGCGTTCCGCGGAAATCCGTGACCAGATGTCCGAACAGGTCAAGGCCCGTCTCGAAGAAACCGCGGAGGCGGCGCAGGTCGCGGGTGCAGCAGTCGATAAGGTCGATGAGGCGGTCGATCAGGCCAAGGACAAGTCCGGAGACGCGTTACGCGTCGCGGCGGACGATACACGCGCAGTGGCCGAACAGGCCGCGCAGGCAACGGAAGCGGTGGCGGAAAAGGCCGCCGAGGTCGTCGCGACCGCGAAGGAGCCGGCGCAGCAGGCCGAAGCGGCTGAGGGGGCGCTCGACGGGAGTGCTGCGCTCATGGATCAGGCCGCCGAGTCGAAGAAGCAGCAGAAGGTCGCATTGCTCGAAGCGGTCGCTGAGCTACGCGAGCAGCGCACCCTCTTGTTGGATCAGTTCAACGCGGTCATCGCGGCGTTGGAGACCAAGACCGACGAGCAAGACGCCGATACATTGGCCAAGATCCGCGACTACAAGCTCTACGCCTCTGCTGTGGGTGGCATCGAGCTCGATGTCACAGACGCGACCTCGGCGTGGCTGGCCATTCAGGGTTGGGTCATGTCGGACGAGGGCGGGGCACGTTGGGTACTGAATCTCGCGAAATTCGTCGGCATCTTGCTTGCGGCCTGGATCATCTCCGGCATCGTCAGCGGCCTGATTCACCGCGCGGTGCGCCGCGTGCCCGGCGCATCGAAATTGCTCGAGGATTTTCTGGTGAAGGCGGCAAGGTGGGTGGTCCTGGCCATCGGTGTGATCATGGCGTTGGCGGCGCTGGAGCTCAGCATCGGCCCGCTGCTTGCTTTGGTCGGTGCCGCGGGCTTCGTCGTCGCGTTCGCGTTGCAGGACTCGCTGAGCAACTTCGCCAGCGGGCTGATGATCCTGTTCTTTAAGCCGTTCGATGTCGGTGACGTGGTTGATGCCGGCGGCGTTTCCGGTTCCGTGGAGTCCGTGAACCTGGTCTCCACCACCATCCGTACCTTCGACAACAAGAAGATGGTCGTGCCCAACAACCGCGTCTGGGGCGACGTCATCACCAACGCCAGCGGCGTCTCCGAGCGGCGCGTCGACCTGGAGTTCGGTATCGGCTACGACGACGACATCGACAAGGCGCAGGCCATTCTCGAAGAGATCGTCCACAACCATCCCAACGTACTCACAGAGCCGGCGCCCACGATCCGCATGAACGCGTTGGCAGACTCTTCGGTGAATTTCATCGTTCGGCCCTGGACCAAGACAGCCGACTACTGGGGCGTCTATTGGGACATCACGCGCGAGGTGAAGATGCGCTTCGACGCCGCCGATATCGGCATCCCGTTCCCGCAGCGTGACGTCCATCTCTACCTCGCCGACGGCGGCAAGTTGCCCGGGCTAGTGGCGGCACCGGTGCCCGAGACCGGAGCAAAATCCAGCGACGGCGGACTCGACAAGTGA
- a CDS encoding sulfotransferase family protein — MKTDSKEITPIFLVGARRSGTTLFRVILNGHPDVSWDRGWEFAVNFIGDQGQVLETFKDATPETSKNPTITDVRSYLNHKAQTTLGNKKILGVTVHEGFKKIPYLYKNAKYIHIIRDPRDIAISSVKLGWAGSYYYAPDMWITAQREWGELKTSIDENAWIELRYEEFVTHPEAELKKVCDFIGVDYTEKLFDYINTTKYNYPKESLAYRWKTQLQESEVQLIESRIGGYLHQGGYEPSPYPSLVISWPKAMQLKIRNFIGIKARGISDEGFFLYLTGFVGRKLRLKSLLALHKKKLGEIKQKRVEKLEKDY, encoded by the coding sequence ATGAAAACGGATTCAAAAGAAATCACGCCCATTTTTCTCGTTGGTGCAAGACGATCTGGGACAACCCTTTTCAGGGTAATTTTGAATGGACATCCGGATGTGTCATGGGATAGAGGCTGGGAATTCGCAGTCAATTTCATCGGCGACCAGGGTCAGGTTCTCGAGACATTCAAAGACGCAACACCCGAAACCTCCAAAAACCCTACCATTACTGATGTGCGTTCCTACTTAAACCACAAAGCCCAAACAACACTGGGCAATAAAAAAATCCTGGGCGTCACCGTTCATGAGGGATTCAAGAAGATTCCCTATCTCTACAAAAATGCGAAATATATCCATATCATCCGGGACCCGCGGGATATCGCCATTTCCAGCGTCAAACTTGGGTGGGCCGGATCCTATTATTATGCTCCGGACATGTGGATAACCGCACAGCGGGAATGGGGTGAGCTGAAGACGTCCATTGATGAAAATGCATGGATTGAACTAAGGTACGAAGAATTTGTTACCCATCCGGAAGCCGAGCTCAAGAAAGTCTGTGATTTTATAGGCGTCGACTATACTGAAAAGCTATTCGATTACATCAATACCACGAAGTACAACTATCCCAAGGAGTCCTTAGCCTATCGATGGAAAACCCAACTTCAGGAATCCGAGGTACAGCTCATCGAGTCAAGGATCGGGGGTTATCTTCATCAAGGCGGATATGAGCCATCCCCCTATCCTTCCCTCGTCATCAGTTGGCCAAAGGCAATGCAGCTAAAAATCAGGAACTTCATCGGAATCAAAGCGAGAGGTATTTCGGACGAAGGATTTTTTCTATATCTAACTGGATTCGTAGGCCGTAAGCTTCGATTGAAATCGCTGCTCGCTCTGCATAAAAAGAAATTGGGGGAGATAAAGCAGAAGCGCGTTGAGAAGCTGGAAAAAGACTACTGA
- a CDS encoding rhodanese-like domain-containing protein, with protein sequence MKRLFAVLILGVLLVPSALAYDEVLAKNYELFFSTFEESQVPKAMHLIPPDKLVTAIKNGEDLVFMDVRTNAEQSIVGVTYPNSLSMPMNEVFEPDNLARIPTDKKVVVTCQSGVRCTVIATALRNIGFDNIYAVKGGLAALVQYLGAKTAF encoded by the coding sequence ATGAAACGTCTATTTGCCGTGTTGATTCTCGGCGTCTTGCTCGTGCCCTCGGCGCTCGCCTACGACGAGGTGCTGGCGAAAAACTACGAGCTGTTCTTCTCCACCTTCGAGGAGAGCCAAGTGCCCAAGGCAATGCACTTGATCCCACCCGATAAGCTTGTCACCGCGATCAAAAACGGTGAGGACTTGGTCTTCATGGACGTCCGGACCAACGCAGAGCAGTCGATTGTCGGCGTAACCTATCCAAATTCACTCAGCATGCCGATGAATGAAGTCTTCGAGCCCGATAATCTCGCCCGGATTCCGACGGACAAGAAGGTCGTGGTGACCTGCCAGTCAGGTGTGCGATGCACCGTCATCGCAACCGCGCTGCGCAACATCGGGTTCGACAACATCTACGCCGTAAAGGGGGGATTGGCCGCGTTGGTCCAGTACCTCGGCGCCAAGACAGCATTCTGA
- a CDS encoding MBL fold metallo-hydrolase RNA specificity domain-containing protein — MRLSFHGADRAVTGSCHLVEVGGLNILVDCGLFQGGREVDEENAADLGFDPESIDILLLTHAHLDHCGRIPLLVRRGFKGEIIATPASRELARVVLLDAAHLQQEEAERRSRKAHRRGQRVPAPLYGVLDALNAMDLFGRRAHYGVPIELADDVSATFTDAGHILGSASIRLEHRDGDDTKAVIFSGDLGNSGRPILRDPTVPAPADTVVMETTYGDRDHKPLEPSIGELYAAINDTLSRGGNAIIPTFALERAQELLYHLREGVEQGLLPRTLPVYLDSPMAISATEIFQHHPECYDAEARALFERGDDPFGLPGLRFTRETADSMALNRLAGGAVIMAGSGMCTGGRIRHHLRQNLWRRDSSVIFVGFAAPRTLARILIDGAKRVRLFGDDISVNAQLYTINGFSAHADRTELLAWHRAIRPERTILVHGEEKAMHAFSTQLRDTEVLMPSQGDTVAL, encoded by the coding sequence ATGAGGCTATCGTTCCACGGCGCGGACCGGGCGGTGACCGGCTCCTGCCACCTCGTGGAGGTCGGCGGGCTGAACATTCTGGTGGACTGCGGCCTGTTCCAGGGCGGACGCGAGGTCGACGAGGAGAACGCGGCCGACCTCGGCTTCGACCCGGAGTCCATCGACATCCTGCTGCTGACCCATGCGCACCTGGACCACTGCGGGCGTATCCCGTTGCTCGTCCGGCGCGGATTCAAGGGCGAGATCATCGCCACGCCAGCCAGCCGGGAGCTGGCCAGGGTGGTCCTGTTGGACGCCGCACACCTGCAGCAGGAGGAAGCCGAGCGCCGCTCCCGCAAGGCGCACCGGCGCGGCCAACGCGTTCCGGCGCCCCTCTACGGCGTGCTGGACGCGCTGAACGCCATGGACCTGTTCGGCCGCAGGGCTCACTACGGGGTGCCCATCGAGCTGGCCGACGACGTTTCGGCGACCTTTACAGACGCGGGGCATATCCTGGGCTCTGCCAGCATCCGGCTCGAGCACCGCGATGGTGACGACACCAAGGCGGTGATCTTCTCGGGCGACCTAGGCAACAGTGGCCGACCCATCCTCCGCGACCCCACCGTTCCTGCGCCCGCCGACACCGTGGTCATGGAGACCACCTACGGCGACCGGGACCACAAGCCGCTCGAGCCATCCATTGGCGAACTCTACGCCGCCATCAATGACACCCTGTCGCGCGGCGGTAACGCCATCATCCCCACGTTCGCGCTCGAGCGCGCGCAGGAGTTGCTCTACCACCTGCGCGAAGGCGTCGAGCAGGGCCTGCTGCCACGCACGCTGCCGGTGTATCTCGACTCGCCCATGGCCATCTCGGCGACCGAGATCTTCCAACATCACCCGGAGTGCTACGACGCCGAGGCCCGCGCACTGTTCGAACGCGGAGACGACCCCTTCGGCTTGCCGGGACTGCGTTTCACCCGCGAGACGGCGGACTCCATGGCGCTCAACCGCCTCGCCGGCGGCGCCGTCATCATGGCGGGTTCAGGTATGTGCACCGGCGGGCGGATTCGGCACCATCTGCGCCAAAACCTATGGCGCCGCGACTCCAGCGTGATCTTCGTCGGCTTCGCCGCTCCCCGCACCCTGGCCCGTATCCTGATCGACGGCGCCAAGCGCGTGCGCCTGTTCGGCGACGACATCTCGGTCAATGCGCAGCTTTACACCATCAACGGTTTTTCGGCGCATGCCGACCGGACGGAACTGCTCGCATGGCATCGGGCCATCCGACCGGAGCGCACCATCCTCGTACACGGCGAAGAGAAGGCCATGCACGCCTTCTCAACGCAGCTGCGGGACACGGAGGTGTTGATGCCGAGCCAGGGAGACACCGTCGCGCTCTAG